The genomic segment TTCAAAAGGTATCCCCAATTGGCCCATCCTCTCAGTTAATGCCTCAAGCCTTTCCTCGCGCTGGCTGCCGCCGATTATCTCGCCGATTTTCGGGACGAGCACGTCCATTGCGGCAACGGTCTTTCCGTCGTCATTCATCCTCATGTAAAACGCCTTTATCTCTTTCGGGTAATCCGTCACGATCACGGGCCCTTTATAGACCTTGTCAGTCAGGTAACGCTCATGTTCAGACTGCAAATCCAGTCCCCATTTCACGGGGAACTCAAATTTCTCTGTCGCCTTCTCCAGCTCTTTGACGGCATCGGTGTACGAGATGTGGACAAAAGATTTTTCGGAAAGGTTTTTAAGTTCGGCGATGGAGGTGTTCTTATAAAACTTTTCAAGAAATGCGATCTCGCTCTCGCCTTTCTCCAGGACCTTTCCGCACAAGGTCCTGAAAAAATCTTCAGCCAGCTCCATATCGTCTTTAATATCAGCAAAGGCCATCTCCGGCTCTATCATCCAGAACTCGGAAAGATGGCGCGTGGTGTTCGAGTTCTCAGCCCTGAAGGTAGGGCCGAAGGTATAAACATCGCCCAGCGACATCGCGAGAAACTCCGCCTCAAGCTGACCGCTCACTGTCAGATAAGCGCGTTTGCCGAAAAAGTCATGTGAAAAATCAATGCCGTTGTTGCCCCTCGGAGGTCTCTCCAGATCAAGCGTTGTCACTGTAAACAAATCACCTGCCCCCTCGCAATCGCTTGCAGTGATTACCGGCGTATGGACCCAGACAAATCCCCGGCCCTGAAAGAATTCATGCACCGCCTCCGCAAGGATATTACGCACCCTGAAGACTGCACCGAACGTGTTTGTCCGTGGCCTCAGATGTCCTATCTCGCGCAGGAATTCAAGCGTGTGCCCTTTTTTCTGCAAAGGATATAAGGCAGGATCGGCATCGCCGAAAATTTCAATCCCGGAAACTTCCATCTCGAACTTCTGCCCCTGTGCCGGAGATTCTTTCAAGATGCCGGTGGCTTTAATCGCGGCCCCGGTGTTGCAGTGAGTTAATTTCTGAAAAGCCGGTGATGTTTCAGCAATGACGAGCTGCAGGGTGTCCTGTGTCGAGCCGTCATTCAGCGCAATGAAGGCAATGCCCTTTGATTCGCGCCTCGTCCTCACCCAGCCGCAGACAGTGATCGCCTGCCCGGCGCTTCCGTCAGAAAGAATGTTTTTTATCCGAAGCCGTTTCATGAAATCCTCCCAGTTAATATGAATTCTATAATACCATGAAGATGGAAGATGGCTGAAAGTTTATTTTTTTTGTTCCCCTTTATTTAATTTTCATCTTTATATAAAATAAAACGTTTTTTCGTTTGAAATGGATACGGAAAGTTTTTTCTTCATAGGTTTTATCTGTTCCCTTTCGGCTGCAGCAATCTCTCTTCTGCCTGTCCCGAAAGTGAAAGGCCCTAACTGTATCCGCTTCACACCCGCCGCAATATCAAATAAGAAAGTCATTGATTTTTCCACTGAAGCAGCTGTGATATTTCGGGGGTCATCGAAATGATCATTACGCCTCTTGCGATAGTCTCTTTATCTGTACTGCTGCTCTTTCTGTCGGTGATGCTTGTGCCGCTTTTGAAAAACAACCAGCGTCTATTAATCAGTACATCTTTCACCCTGGCTTCAGCCGCTTCATTACTTGGCATAACAGGAGGCGTCTGGGCTGTCGGCGGAGCTATTACAAATAAAATGATCCTGCCTGTGGGACTGCCCGACCTTCCTTTTCATCTGAGGACCGATCCGCTTGCGGGTTTCTTCATTACGGTAATATGCCTGCTGTCGCTCTTTGTATCGATGTATTCTCTTGGCTATATCAAGGGATATTTAGGA from the Nitrospirota bacterium genome contains:
- the asnS gene encoding asparagine--tRNA ligase, with amino-acid sequence MKRLRIKNILSDGSAGQAITVCGWVRTRRESKGIAFIALNDGSTQDTLQLVIAETSPAFQKLTHCNTGAAIKATGILKESPAQGQKFEMEVSGIEIFGDADPALYPLQKKGHTLEFLREIGHLRPRTNTFGAVFRVRNILAEAVHEFFQGRGFVWVHTPVITASDCEGAGDLFTVTTLDLERPPRGNNGIDFSHDFFGKRAYLTVSGQLEAEFLAMSLGDVYTFGPTFRAENSNTTRHLSEFWMIEPEMAFADIKDDMELAEDFFRTLCGKVLEKGESEIAFLEKFYKNTSIAELKNLSEKSFVHISYTDAVKELEKATEKFEFPVKWGLDLQSEHERYLTDKVYKGPVIVTDYPKEIKAFYMRMNDDGKTVAAMDVLVPKIGEIIGGSQREERLEALTERMGQLGIPFENVQWYLDLRRFGSAPHAGFGLGFERLVQYITGMHNIRDVIPCPRAPQTIKF